From Alteromonas sp. BL110:
GAGTATGACAATGCCAGCGCCTAATATCAAAAGCAGTGTGTTTTGGGAATACAGCGTGTCTCGCTACACCAAAGGCGATATGGCACCGCTCGCGCTTCTACTTCAAGACAACCACAAGGTGAATGTGAACGTTCTCTTGCTGATTTGCTGGTGTTTAGAGAATAATGTCATTATTAATTTACCTCAGCTTAAATCGGTTATAGCGGCATCAGCGACCACTGAAGAAAAGCTAAAACAGCATCGTGAGAAGCGCAAAGCAGCAAGTCCTGAAAAAGGTGGTGAGCAAACAGCCTACGATGCGCTTAAAGCGCAAGAATTAGAGCTCGAAAGACAACAGCAGCAAGATATCGTTGCGTCTTTTAATGAGCAGGCGGTTACGCACTTGGGTCAGCAGGCCTCGCCAGCGAATATATTTAACGCGTCTATCGCTGCGTTCATTAATGCATACGAGTTACGCGACAACAACGAGGCGCGCCAGTTAGTGAGCCTTGTGGTTAATCAATTATCGTAAAAACACAATAAGAAAATACAATGAGCAAATCAGCGCTATCGCATGGAAAGATAATAAAAAGTAGCTTTAAAGTGCCAGGATGGGCAAAGAACCGACATGTGCAAACCATATGGCCGCGTTTTATTCAAAAGCGTTTACCCCTTTCTTACAATATGGAGCGTTTAACCTTACCGGATGACGATTTTGTTGACGTAGCATGGGGCCCCAAACCACAAGAGACATCAGGGATAGTGGTGATGTTTCACGGGTTGGAGGGCAGCATCAAGTCGCATTATGCGAACGATATGATGGCCCAACTGTCTGTGAATGGTTGGCAGGTGGTAATGATGCATTATCGCGGCTGTAGCGGTGTGCCAAATCTAAAAGCGCGCGCTTATCACAGTGGCGAAACAGAAGACCCCAGTTTTTTCTTAGAGTGGCTGCACGATAAATTTCCTCGTATTCCCAAAGTAGCTATTGGCTTTTCGCTTGGCGGTAATATGCTGTTGAAACTGTTGGGTGAAAACCCGGCACAAAAGTGGCTGAAGGCGGCTGTTGCCATCTCTTCTCCACTTAAATTATCCGAGTGCGCAAAGTCAATTAATCAGGGGTTTTCGCGGGTATACCAAAAGTATTTACTTACTAGCATGAAAGATACTTTGCGTAAGAAGATGGAATACATTGATTATCGTAAGCTTATTCAGCTTACAAAAAGTGATGTAGAAGGCATTACTAGCTTTACTCAATTTGACGAAAAGATCACGGCTCCCCTGCACGGTTTTGCAGATGCGCAAGACTATTATGAAAAGTGTAGCGCGTATCACTTTTTAAGCGCCATCCACTGCCCAACGTTAGTATTGCATAGCATCGATGACCCCTTCATGAACCACTTAATTGTGCCAAAAGAAGAGGAGCTTGCGCGTAACGTCACCGTAGAGTTGAGCGAACGCGGCGGTCATGTTGGCTTCATGCAAGGCTCTGTATTAAACCCGAAGGTTTGGCTGCACGAGCGCGTCAAACGCTTTGTTAGCGAAGCCTTACCGGTAAACTCAACCTGTGGTTATGTTAGCCGCTAATACCGCAGTGATATTGGTGTGGTTCAAGTTTTATAAAACGTTTTTCCCAGGAGGGTGAATGATAATTCCCATCGACGCGTTAGAAGCCGATACGCTTTATAGCTTGGCTGAAGCTTTTGTACTACGCGAAGGCACAGACTATGGCGCTGAGGAAGTTGAGCTAGAAGTAAAAGTTCAGCAGGTGCTAGACAGGCTAAAGTCGGGCGAGGCAGTACTTGTATACTCAGAGCTTCACGAAAGTGTGGATATAAAAAGAAAAGAAGATATTGAGCCCAGCGACACGGCTGAATAGAAAACGAAGCGAAAGAAAAACCGTCTTATTGAAATGCAGATACAAAAAAGCCGGGTCGAGCAACCCGGCTACCTACCTGAGGAGAGGAAGGCTTAAAAAGCGTAGCGTGCAGTTACCTGCATAATGTCTAAATCATCAATGATTTTATAGTTTGCACCAACAGCCCATTGAGGCGTGATGTAGTAGTTAGCGCCTACTTTGAATGTCGCTTCACCGTCGTCTACATCGTAATAGCCTACTTCACCAGCAAGCTCTACCTGTTCTGTAATCATCGAGCGAAGACCTGCATTAATGCTGTAACCTGTCTCATCATCTATGTCACCATCAACACGCTCTAGGTTAGCGCCAAAATAGGCATCTGTCGTAGCGTTTACTGGTAAGCGGTAACCTGCACCTAGGGTAAGCATATCGAAGTCGAAATTACCTTCTTCAAAGAAGCTGTACTCGCCGTTTAAGTACCAGTTGCTGTTTAAAAGGTACTTACCATTAACGGTTAGGCCGTCTGGCTCGAAAGACTCGTTGTCGTCAAAGTCCATTTTGGTGTAACCACCTTCTACGTAGCGCCAGTCTGGCTTGTCGGCCATTGCTGTAAGAGGAATTGTTGCCGCAGTAAGTGCCGCTGCAATAAGTGTGATTGATTTACGCATGTGATAACTCCTTAGTATTTTCAGTAGCCCACCTTCTGCAGCGCAAACGTTCAATGAGTTTGCAAGGCGTGTCGAGAGTCAGCGCTTTTGCGATGCACTGCTCTTCTACACCGCGCTATCTTTATGTATCGCACTGCAGCGGGCTACTTAGTTGATGAACACAAAGCTAAAAACGTCTTCATGTCATCTCAATTATTTCTTTTCAGAAATCGTGTCCGATGTACTTATCAAAGTGGTGAAGTGCAAAGCGTCTGCCAACTTCGAAAAAAACTCAGCTGAAACTCAAATAAGAAGTTACTATCTATCTAATAAGTATAGAGAAATTAAAAGTAAGAAGAAGCTCTATGCGAACGCTGAAACAGCTAAAGGCCGTGTCGAGTTTAAAAAATAAACATATTGGCATGGTGAAGTGTCTCTAAAAAACAACAATTAACCTTTTGGCTAACTCATCGGACAAATTTACACCGAAGAAATTACGCACCACCTTTAATGTCTGTGTTTTTAAGTTGTTGTAAATAAATGTAAATATAATAAATA
This genomic window contains:
- a CDS encoding TIGR02444 family protein — protein: MPAPNIKSSVFWEYSVSRYTKGDMAPLALLLQDNHKVNVNVLLLICWCLENNVIINLPQLKSVIAASATTEEKLKQHREKRKAASPEKGGEQTAYDALKAQELELERQQQQDIVASFNEQAVTHLGQQASPANIFNASIAAFINAYELRDNNEARQLVSLVVNQLS
- a CDS encoding hydrolase; this translates as MSKSALSHGKIIKSSFKVPGWAKNRHVQTIWPRFIQKRLPLSYNMERLTLPDDDFVDVAWGPKPQETSGIVVMFHGLEGSIKSHYANDMMAQLSVNGWQVVMMHYRGCSGVPNLKARAYHSGETEDPSFFLEWLHDKFPRIPKVAIGFSLGGNMLLKLLGENPAQKWLKAAVAISSPLKLSECAKSINQGFSRVYQKYLLTSMKDTLRKKMEYIDYRKLIQLTKSDVEGITSFTQFDEKITAPLHGFADAQDYYEKCSAYHFLSAIHCPTLVLHSIDDPFMNHLIVPKEEELARNVTVELSERGGHVGFMQGSVLNPKVWLHERVKRFVSEALPVNSTCGYVSR
- a CDS encoding YheU family protein; this encodes MIIPIDALEADTLYSLAEAFVLREGTDYGAEEVELEVKVQQVLDRLKSGEAVLVYSELHESVDIKRKEDIEPSDTAE
- a CDS encoding outer membrane beta-barrel protein; amino-acid sequence: MRKSITLIAAALTAATIPLTAMADKPDWRYVEGGYTKMDFDDNESFEPDGLTVNGKYLLNSNWYLNGEYSFFEEGNFDFDMLTLGAGYRLPVNATTDAYFGANLERVDGDIDDETGYSINAGLRSMITEQVELAGEVGYYDVDDGEATFKVGANYYITPQWAVGANYKIIDDLDIMQVTARYAF